One part of the Clostridium thermosuccinogenes genome encodes these proteins:
- a CDS encoding DUF5696 domain-containing protein encodes MCSTKKSAVVLVLIAAFLGAIMTFAQRNENDAFILPDTSSIEVQSNRHTMPEPSGSTVKNRLSTEGYEKKMENERLEIWFNEKIASIRVKDKASGYIWGSLKEEKPKNLNKTWSSMANSLCTLEYFNQKDSEKRISLYDKEVKATYKWGKDNMKCLVDIESLGIKIAFTMQLKGNSLKFSVDEGSFEETGDFKLKSLYFVPFLGCTEADEVDGYIFVPDGPGALIRFQESSQYVSRFEKKIYGNDMGIDLLSEANDLMASRPNDYLVEVPQITMPVFGLVHGAKQNAVFAVVEKGIEYATIVANVAGMVTDYNWVTARFDYRQMYMHPTTKEGNGVYKPQDEANRINPEISFYFLSGDEADYSGMAVLYRNMLKEKGVLERERVDRNIPLKIDVVGADVKKGFLFNTLSVFTKTDEAVGFVDELVEDGINNLTMVYQGWQKGGLNGSKYGDLRFEKKVGSLSDFEKLRDKVKAGGGRFYLGINPITANKDQINATSHSATSLSRTLVKFVRPNTDVMYYENYVIKPKLAANLVQESYKKLEGFDLAFDQIGYRLYADYTRNKYVYREQTMDLFKQALSASGSEKAALNAPNEYLLGQTGEYFDMPTVCSQYLFETDTVPFLPMVLKGSIDYYAPYSNMGFYSNHSILKMIEYGTYPSFIVSGSESYELEDTPLEDLFSINFHDWKPIIKSVYDKVDSALSSVEGKAIVEHEALAQGVAKVTYEGGTAIYVNYNDKDYVAGGIIIPALGYLVERG; translated from the coding sequence GTGTGCTCTACTAAAAAATCCGCCGTTGTCTTGGTTTTAATTGCTGCTTTTCTCGGAGCAATTATGACCTTTGCCCAAAGGAATGAGAATGATGCTTTTATACTTCCTGATACTTCTTCCATCGAAGTGCAATCAAACCGCCATACAATGCCTGAACCTTCCGGCAGTACGGTTAAAAACAGGCTTTCTACGGAAGGCTATGAGAAAAAGATGGAGAATGAAAGGTTGGAAATCTGGTTTAATGAAAAGATAGCGTCAATACGAGTAAAGGATAAGGCCAGCGGCTACATATGGGGCTCCTTGAAAGAGGAAAAGCCAAAAAATCTCAATAAAACCTGGTCGTCGATGGCTAACTCCTTATGCACGCTGGAATATTTCAACCAAAAGGACTCGGAAAAAAGAATAAGCTTGTATGACAAGGAAGTGAAGGCCACTTATAAATGGGGCAAGGATAACATGAAATGTCTGGTGGACATAGAATCCCTTGGCATTAAAATTGCATTTACAATGCAGCTTAAGGGAAACAGCCTGAAATTCTCGGTGGATGAAGGAAGCTTTGAGGAAACCGGCGATTTCAAGTTGAAGTCCTTGTATTTTGTCCCGTTTTTAGGCTGTACGGAAGCTGATGAAGTGGACGGTTATATTTTTGTACCGGATGGTCCCGGCGCTTTGATCAGGTTTCAAGAAAGCAGCCAGTACGTTTCGAGGTTTGAAAAGAAAATCTATGGCAATGACATGGGAATCGACCTTCTCTCCGAGGCTAATGACCTTATGGCAAGCAGGCCTAATGACTACCTGGTGGAAGTGCCGCAGATAACCATGCCGGTTTTCGGACTGGTTCATGGTGCAAAGCAAAATGCCGTATTTGCAGTAGTGGAAAAGGGAATTGAATATGCGACCATAGTAGCCAATGTCGCCGGTATGGTAACAGACTACAATTGGGTAACAGCAAGGTTTGATTACAGGCAGATGTATATGCATCCCACAACAAAAGAAGGAAACGGGGTATACAAGCCCCAGGATGAAGCCAACAGGATAAATCCTGAGATAAGCTTTTATTTCCTGAGTGGTGATGAGGCCGACTATTCAGGAATGGCCGTATTGTACAGGAATATGTTGAAAGAGAAGGGTGTTTTGGAAAGGGAGAGGGTGGACCGGAACATACCTCTTAAGATTGATGTTGTAGGTGCGGATGTTAAAAAAGGGTTTTTGTTTAACACCCTGTCGGTGTTCACTAAAACCGACGAAGCTGTCGGGTTTGTGGACGAATTGGTTGAGGACGGGATAAATAATCTAACTATGGTATACCAGGGATGGCAAAAGGGAGGATTGAACGGTTCAAAATACGGTGACTTAAGATTTGAGAAAAAAGTCGGCAGCCTATCGGATTTTGAGAAATTAAGGGATAAGGTAAAAGCTGGCGGGGGAAGGTTTTACTTAGGGATCAATCCTATTACGGCAAACAAGGATCAGATCAATGCCACCAGCCACTCAGCCACATCCCTTTCCAGGACCTTGGTGAAATTTGTGAGGCCGAATACCGATGTAATGTATTATGAGAATTATGTAATAAAGCCCAAACTCGCTGCCAATTTAGTCCAGGAAAGCTATAAGAAACTGGAGGGTTTTGATCTGGCCTTTGATCAAATCGGTTATAGGTTATATGCGGATTATACAAGAAATAAATATGTTTATAGGGAACAGACAATGGATCTGTTCAAGCAGGCTCTTTCAGCTTCCGGTAGCGAAAAAGCGGCATTGAACGCCCCTAACGAGTACCTTCTTGGGCAGACAGGCGAATATTTCGATATGCCCACCGTATGCAGCCAGTATTTGTTTGAGACCGATACCGTGCCTTTCCTTCCGATGGTCTTGAAAGGAAGCATTGATTATTATGCACCCTATAGCAATATGGGATTTTACTCAAATCACAGCATTCTTAAAATGATTGAGTATGGGACATATCCTTCCTTTATAGTGTCGGGATCGGAGAGCTACGAGCTGGAGGATACGCCTTTGGAGGATCTCTTTTCTATAAACTTCCATGATTGGAAGCCCATAATAAAAAGCGTTTACGATAAGGTTGATTCAGCACTTTCCAGTGTTGAGGGCAAAGCGATTGTCGAACACGAAGCGCTGGCCCAGGGTGTTGCAAAAGTTACCTACGAAGGCGGAACGGCGATATATGTGAATTACAATGATAAAGATTATGTAGCAGGCGGTATTATAATTCCTGCCTTAGGATATTTGGTGGAAAGGGGATAG
- a CDS encoding carbohydrate ABC transporter permease: MKAAKNKKKGFTVKQRNALAGYIFFSPWIIGFFAFTFYPVIYSLILSVNAVQIKTGGIAMTWKGLTFYHEAVNIDTSFKIALGDTVMFIACATPLVLVFSLIVALLLNGKYPLRTFLRAVFFLPVIIMSGPVISELLNKYTADFTNSDPKILLFLYGLPSFIQKPVLYALSNLVLILWFSGTQILIFLAGLQKIGRDIYEAAEIDGANSWEKFWKITLPFIKPMAMINAIYTIVEIANFANNEVNKKISGHLFEVNRPYSFSAAMSWIYFITILLILLVVYVIFSYLERRERA, from the coding sequence ATGAAAGCTGCAAAAAATAAGAAGAAAGGATTTACTGTAAAACAGCGCAATGCTCTAGCCGGGTACATCTTCTTTTCACCATGGATCATAGGCTTTTTTGCATTTACTTTTTATCCTGTAATTTATTCTCTGATACTCAGTGTGAACGCAGTGCAGATCAAGACTGGTGGAATTGCCATGACCTGGAAGGGGTTGACTTTTTACCATGAGGCTGTAAATATAGATACCAGCTTTAAAATCGCCCTTGGGGATACCGTAATGTTCATTGCATGCGCTACTCCGTTAGTTTTAGTATTTTCTCTTATTGTTGCCCTTTTGCTGAACGGAAAATATCCCTTGAGGACTTTTTTAAGAGCTGTCTTCTTCCTCCCGGTTATAATAATGAGCGGGCCTGTAATAAGTGAGCTTCTAAATAAGTATACCGCTGATTTTACCAATTCAGATCCTAAAATTCTGCTTTTTCTTTACGGCCTGCCGTCGTTTATCCAAAAGCCTGTACTGTATGCCCTAAGCAATTTGGTTTTGATACTATGGTTTTCAGGTACACAGATACTCATTTTTCTCGCGGGCCTTCAAAAAATCGGAAGAGACATCTATGAGGCAGCGGAGATTGACGGAGCAAATTCATGGGAAAAATTTTGGAAGATTACTTTACCGTTTATAAAGCCAATGGCCATGATAAACGCCATATACACCATTGTGGAAATCGCCAACTTTGCCAATAATGAAGTCAATAAAAAGATCTCCGGTCACTTGTTTGAAGTGAATAGGCCTTACAGTTTCTCTGCCGCCATGTCATGGATATATTTTATAACTATCCTGCTTATTCTACTGGTGGTATATGTTATTTTTAGCTACTTGGAGAGGAGGGAGCGAGCTTGA
- a CDS encoding carbohydrate ABC transporter permease, which yields MKKRLTAERIKVSFKKVVLGRNDHMGLAKLAATYFILLGIGFIYLYPVIYMIITSFMSPDDLVDPAVTWIPTQIYFGNFIKAYNVLDFFRSFINSLYLSLGPAVLQTLSAAIIGYALARFDFPLKKIWLILIIATFIIPSQVTLVPRYMMFHSYKFINTPLPSFIPAIFGQGIKSTIFILIFYQFFRGYPKSFDEAAELDGAGKFRIFCKIALPMALPALVVSILFSFVWYWNETAQSGLYFGSAIRTLPMKLGSFADQYKRIYVKTDAHTLNSLNEAISMAGTFLSIIPLLIMYIALQRQFVEGVERSGITGE from the coding sequence TTGAAAAAAAGGTTGACGGCTGAAAGAATAAAGGTGAGCTTTAAAAAGGTCGTGCTGGGCAGAAATGATCACATGGGTTTGGCAAAATTAGCAGCCACCTATTTCATACTTTTGGGCATAGGCTTTATCTACCTGTATCCTGTGATTTACATGATAATAACCAGCTTCATGTCTCCTGATGACCTGGTTGACCCTGCTGTTACCTGGATACCCACCCAGATCTATTTTGGAAATTTCATAAAAGCTTATAATGTCCTGGATTTTTTCAGGAGCTTTATAAATTCTCTGTATCTGTCGCTTGGACCTGCCGTATTGCAGACCTTATCGGCAGCCATTATCGGATATGCTTTGGCAAGGTTTGACTTCCCTTTAAAGAAAATATGGCTTATACTGATTATAGCTACATTCATCATACCCTCACAAGTTACCCTTGTACCCAGGTATATGATGTTCCACAGCTACAAGTTTATTAACACGCCTTTGCCGTCTTTTATACCTGCGATTTTTGGACAGGGGATAAAAAGCACTATATTCATACTTATATTTTACCAGTTTTTCAGAGGCTATCCGAAGTCGTTTGACGAGGCGGCCGAATTGGATGGAGCCGGAAAGTTCAGAATTTTCTGCAAAATAGCGTTGCCAATGGCATTGCCGGCTCTTGTGGTTTCCATCTTATTTTCATTTGTATGGTACTGGAATGAAACAGCTCAATCCGGTTTGTATTTTGGCAGCGCTATACGTACATTGCCAATGAAGCTTGGCAGTTTTGCCGACCAGTACAAAAGAATCTATGTTAAAACGGATGCTCACACGCTGAACTCGTTAAATGAAGCCATAAGCATGGCAGGGACATTCCTTTCCATTATCCCGCTCCTCATTATGTATATTGCACTGCAAAGACAGTTTGTTGAAGGAGTGGAACGGTCGGGAATAACGGGGGAATAA
- a CDS encoding glycoside hydrolase family 13 protein: protein MEKKWWKEGVVYQIYPRSFKDSNGDGIGDLRGIIEKLDYIKELGADIIWLCPIYQSPNCDNGYDISDYRKIMKEFGTEEDFEELLHEMHKRGLKLIMDLVVNHTSDEHEWFVASKSSRENPYRDYYIWRDGKDGNPPNNWGSFFSGSAWKYDEATNQYYLHLFAEKQPDLNWENKKVREEIYDMMRFWLDKGIDGFRMDVINLISKVPGLPDGEKGEGALYGNGFPYTANGPRVHEYLQEMNREVLSKYDIMTVGETPGVDTESAKLYVNSDRNELNMLFQFELMDIDSGWGGKWDVKPWKLSTFKKIMYKWYEGLKEKGWNSLYLNNHDQPRMVSRFGNDKEYRQESAKMLATLLHTWQGTPYIYQGEEIGMTNVRFEDISEYRDIETLNMYNEKIRQGVPVETIMKSIYAKGRDNARTPMQWDASDNAGFTEGTPWIRVNPNYKEINVENALKDRNSVFYYYQKLIKLRKEHEIIVYGDVNLLMEDDENIFAYTRSYNDEKLLVILNFFEKEAEFKLDEGMKFDGAELLISNYEVDNPELKNMILRPYEARVYKIHHGL, encoded by the coding sequence ATGGAAAAGAAATGGTGGAAAGAAGGAGTGGTATATCAAATATACCCGAGGAGCTTTAAAGACTCAAATGGAGACGGAATAGGCGATTTGAGGGGTATAATAGAAAAGCTGGATTATATTAAGGAACTGGGGGCTGATATAATATGGCTTTGCCCGATATACCAATCTCCCAATTGCGATAATGGCTATGATATAAGCGACTACAGAAAAATTATGAAGGAATTTGGTACCGAAGAGGACTTTGAAGAGCTTCTCCACGAAATGCACAAAAGAGGCCTAAAGCTGATTATGGATCTGGTGGTAAATCATACTTCCGATGAGCATGAGTGGTTTGTTGCCAGCAAAAGCTCCAGGGAAAACCCTTATAGGGACTACTATATCTGGAGGGACGGAAAGGATGGCAACCCTCCAAACAACTGGGGCTCATTTTTCAGCGGTTCGGCATGGAAATATGATGAGGCCACAAATCAATATTATCTGCATTTGTTTGCGGAAAAGCAGCCGGATTTAAACTGGGAAAACAAAAAGGTCCGGGAAGAAATATATGATATGATGAGGTTTTGGCTTGATAAAGGAATCGATGGTTTCAGGATGGATGTAATCAATCTGATATCAAAGGTTCCGGGGCTTCCTGACGGAGAGAAAGGGGAGGGAGCCCTCTATGGCAACGGATTTCCTTACACTGCCAATGGACCCAGGGTGCATGAATACTTGCAGGAAATGAACAGGGAGGTTTTGAGTAAATATGATATCATGACCGTCGGTGAGACTCCGGGTGTGGATACGGAATCGGCAAAGCTCTATGTAAATAGCGACAGAAACGAGCTGAACATGCTATTTCAGTTTGAATTGATGGATATAGACTCGGGGTGGGGAGGCAAATGGGATGTAAAGCCATGGAAGCTGAGCACCTTCAAGAAAATCATGTATAAATGGTATGAAGGTTTAAAGGAAAAGGGGTGGAATTCCCTTTACCTGAACAACCATGATCAGCCCAGAATGGTATCCCGGTTTGGAAACGATAAGGAATACAGGCAAGAGTCAGCCAAAATGCTTGCCACCCTTCTTCATACATGGCAGGGGACACCATACATATACCAGGGTGAAGAAATCGGCATGACCAATGTGCGGTTTGAGGATATATCCGAATACAGAGACATAGAGACCTTGAACATGTATAACGAAAAAATCCGGCAGGGTGTACCGGTGGAAACCATAATGAAATCCATATATGCCAAGGGCAGGGATAACGCCAGAACGCCAATGCAGTGGGATGCTTCGGATAATGCAGGCTTTACTGAAGGTACACCGTGGATTAGGGTAAATCCTAATTATAAGGAAATAAACGTTGAAAACGCATTAAAGGACAGAAACTCGGTATTTTACTATTACCAGAAGCTCATAAAGCTGAGAAAAGAGCACGAAATAATCGTCTATGGCGATGTGAACCTGCTTATGGAGGATGACGAGAATATTTTTGCCTACACCAGAAGCTATAATGATGAAAAATTGCTGGTTATACTCAATTTCTTTGAGAAGGAAGCGGAATTTAAGCTTGATGAAGGCATGAAATTTGATGGAGCTGAGCTGTTAATAAGCAATTATGAGGTTGATAATCCCGAGCTTAAAAACATGATTTTAAGACCTTATGAAGCGAGGGTGTATAAAATCCATCATGGCTTGTGA
- a CDS encoding radical SAM/SPASM domain-containing protein, producing the protein MKRKFKKIYIEITNICNLSCEFCPKTARKAQFMDKSMFEAILTKIKGYSEHLYFHVMGEPLLHPEIGDFLELCGIHGFKVNVTTNGTLVEKASDSIISKPALRQVNFSLHSFEANARDYTLDSYLDGIFKFINRACKERQLLVSLRLWNLSEGGKNRENKYILERIRKEFGLDYELEDKLASGRGIKLAENIFLNQAPRFDWPDINREHISDRGFCYGLRDQVAILVDGTVVPCCLDGEGRISLGNILERDFDDILNSKRARDIYEGFSGRKAVEELCRKCGYRTRFGG; encoded by the coding sequence ATGAAGAGAAAGTTTAAAAAAATCTATATTGAGATTACCAATATATGCAACCTGTCCTGTGAATTTTGCCCGAAAACAGCACGCAAAGCTCAATTTATGGACAAAAGCATGTTTGAGGCAATTCTTACAAAAATCAAAGGGTATAGTGAACACCTTTATTTCCATGTCATGGGTGAGCCGCTGTTGCATCCAGAAATAGGGGATTTCCTGGAACTGTGCGGCATACATGGATTTAAGGTGAATGTAACCACCAACGGCACCCTGGTGGAAAAGGCTTCTGACAGCATTATTTCAAAGCCTGCGTTGAGACAGGTGAATTTTTCCCTCCACAGCTTTGAAGCCAATGCCAGGGACTACACTTTGGACAGTTACCTGGATGGTATTTTCAAGTTTATAAACAGAGCCTGTAAGGAGAGGCAGCTTCTGGTCAGCTTAAGGCTTTGGAACCTCTCGGAGGGAGGAAAAAACAGGGAAAATAAATATATACTGGAAAGGATTAGAAAGGAGTTCGGACTGGATTATGAGCTTGAGGATAAACTGGCTTCCGGTAGGGGCATAAAGCTTGCGGAGAATATCTTCTTAAACCAGGCTCCCAGATTTGACTGGCCGGATATAAACCGGGAGCACATATCGGATAGAGGTTTTTGCTATGGACTTAGGGACCAGGTGGCTATACTGGTGGACGGCACTGTGGTGCCCTGCTGTCTTGACGGAGAAGGCAGGATAAGCTTAGGCAACATCCTTGAACGGGATTTTGACGACATATTAAACAGCAAACGGGCGCGGGATATCTATGAAGGCTTTTCCGGAAGGAAAGCCGTGGAGGAATTGTGCAGAAAGTGCGGATACAGGACGCGTTTCGGTGGATAA
- a CDS encoding SIMPL domain-containing protein — protein MPYIPQPFFTSSYPVQQTYVPAGKECIDYHACKMKVEGTGIVRVQPDIATASLGVVTENVQLRQAQAENSRIITAVISALKELGVESGDIQTQSYTIEPQYDFVDGKQVFRGYRVRHILKVTIRDIRRTGEIIDASVASGANIVNNISFSVSQPSNYYQQALKAAIDDAFVKAATIGNRLQVRVNPVPERIVEERYEAPPMPFLMQAADASTPIQPGQIEITARIEAVFRYVCYRQQEN, from the coding sequence GTGCCATATATACCGCAGCCGTTTTTTACAAGCTCTTATCCAGTGCAGCAGACCTATGTTCCAGCCGGTAAGGAATGCATAGATTACCACGCATGCAAGATGAAAGTTGAGGGTACCGGGATAGTCCGTGTCCAGCCGGATATAGCCACCGCTTCATTGGGGGTGGTTACGGAGAATGTGCAACTGAGACAGGCACAGGCGGAAAACTCAAGGATTATCACCGCCGTAATTAGTGCTCTAAAGGAGTTGGGTGTTGAATCAGGGGATATTCAGACGCAATCCTACACTATAGAACCGCAATATGATTTTGTCGATGGAAAGCAGGTTTTCCGGGGATACAGGGTTCGACACATCCTGAAGGTCACTATCAGGGATATCCGCAGAACAGGGGAGATAATCGATGCCTCTGTAGCCAGTGGTGCAAACATCGTAAATAATATCAGTTTTTCGGTCTCTCAGCCGTCAAACTATTATCAGCAGGCATTGAAGGCAGCAATTGATGATGCTTTTGTGAAAGCTGCGACCATAGGGAACAGGCTGCAGGTAAGAGTAAATCCGGTGCCTGAAAGAATTGTTGAAGAAAGATATGAGGCTCCTCCCATGCCTTTCCTAATGCAGGCGGCGGATGCATCCACACCGATACAGCCGGGACAGATAGAAATAACAGCGAGAATTGAAGCTGTATTTAGATACGTTTGCTATAGGCAGCAGGAGAATTAA
- a CDS encoding family 78 glycoside hydrolase catalytic domain: protein MEFLDFKALGADWIWNEGTGSLNSYAKFIHEFEVEEIKEIRLMISADTDYVVYVNGRMAGYGQYDDYPFYKVYDEIEIGSLVKKGRNRLCIRGYYQGVDSFQYYKADAGIIFAVLCGHQVLASSGENTWSSPCPAYESGPMENISPQLSFTFKYDASREDDWLDENYKTGNWRKSVVVNKNSKLHPRPVKRLITGERIPSRLCAQGLFMRDKEDGDIGLLMLRDYLSARRIMEMSDGKKDDIVLSGSEPLCIKQDLTEGKGVYLVFDLGREEAGLLDMEVEALEGTVFEIGYGEHLDDLRVRSYVGARNFACRYVSKEGRQSFTHYFKRLGCRYVQLNISNIKGDIKIYYAGVLPVRYPLTCQPVNIKDKLHKKIYEVAVRTLELCMHEHYEDCPWREQALYAMDSRNQALCGYYCFKELDFPESCIRLLALGLQEDGLLELCAPARAPITIPSFTFLWVMELYEFWKHSHRTEFVKEMFETVEKICSSALKRMEGGLIPCYRETRYWNFYEWAEGMDGTPIQRTEALEKRFDAPLNMLLVISLDSAAQLAGAIGQQQLFRYWSECADKLRKAIRKHFYDHRSGLYYTYIKDEKGYHLSELTQALAVCSGCAQGVEADSLRKVLAGENNGLVRITLSYRAFKYDALLMDIERYRQWVVDDIAEIWGSMLFRGATSFWETEKGAADFDNAGSLCHGWSAIPVYYYHKLGIADGK from the coding sequence ATGGAATTTTTGGATTTTAAGGCATTGGGTGCCGATTGGATATGGAATGAAGGCACAGGTTCGTTAAACAGTTACGCTAAGTTTATCCATGAGTTTGAGGTGGAGGAAATTAAGGAAATCCGGCTTATGATATCGGCAGACACCGATTATGTGGTCTATGTGAACGGCCGGATGGCAGGCTATGGTCAGTATGATGATTATCCCTTTTATAAGGTTTATGATGAAATTGAAATCGGCTCGTTAGTGAAAAAAGGCAGAAACAGGCTGTGCATCCGTGGATATTACCAGGGGGTGGACAGCTTTCAATACTATAAAGCGGATGCCGGGATTATTTTTGCAGTCCTTTGCGGCCATCAGGTGCTGGCATCCAGCGGGGAAAATACATGGAGCAGCCCATGTCCGGCTTATGAAAGCGGCCCTATGGAGAATATATCCCCTCAGCTGTCCTTTACCTTCAAATATGATGCCTCAAGGGAGGATGACTGGCTGGATGAAAATTATAAGACAGGCAACTGGAGAAAAAGCGTAGTGGTTAACAAGAACAGCAAGCTCCATCCAAGGCCGGTAAAAAGGCTCATTACCGGGGAAAGGATACCTTCCAGGCTGTGCGCCCAGGGATTGTTTATGAGGGATAAAGAGGATGGGGATATCGGCCTTCTGATGCTGAGGGACTACCTCTCTGCCAGAAGAATAATGGAGATGTCCGACGGGAAGAAAGATGATATAGTGCTTTCCGGCTCAGAACCTCTATGCATAAAGCAGGACTTGACGGAAGGAAAAGGGGTATACCTGGTCTTTGACCTGGGAAGGGAAGAGGCAGGCCTGCTTGACATGGAGGTGGAGGCTCTTGAGGGCACTGTTTTCGAGATAGGGTATGGTGAGCATCTTGATGATCTCAGAGTGAGAAGCTATGTCGGTGCAAGAAATTTTGCCTGCCGGTATGTGAGCAAAGAAGGCAGGCAGAGCTTTACCCATTACTTCAAGAGACTGGGCTGCAGGTATGTGCAGCTAAATATCAGCAATATCAAAGGCGACATAAAGATATATTATGCAGGTGTTTTGCCGGTGAGATATCCCTTGACCTGTCAGCCTGTCAATATAAAGGACAAGCTGCATAAGAAGATATATGAGGTGGCTGTAAGGACTCTGGAGCTTTGCATGCACGAGCACTATGAGGATTGTCCCTGGCGGGAGCAGGCATTGTATGCCATGGATTCACGCAATCAGGCCTTATGTGGGTATTACTGCTTCAAGGAGCTGGACTTTCCTGAAAGCTGTATAAGATTGCTGGCTTTGGGCCTGCAGGAGGATGGACTGCTGGAATTGTGCGCCCCTGCCAGAGCTCCGATAACCATACCGTCTTTTACCTTCCTATGGGTCATGGAACTGTATGAGTTCTGGAAGCATAGCCATAGAACGGAATTTGTCAAGGAAATGTTCGAAACGGTGGAAAAGATATGCAGCTCTGCTTTGAAACGCATGGAGGGCGGGTTGATTCCATGCTACCGCGAGACCAGATACTGGAACTTTTATGAGTGGGCGGAAGGCATGGATGGTACGCCTATTCAAAGGACGGAAGCTCTGGAAAAAAGATTTGACGCTCCCCTCAACATGCTTCTGGTCATTTCCTTAGACAGCGCTGCACAACTGGCCGGAGCAATAGGTCAGCAACAGCTTTTCAGATACTGGTCGGAATGTGCGGATAAATTGAGAAAAGCTATCAGAAAGCATTTTTATGACCACCGGTCCGGCTTGTACTACACATATATAAAGGATGAGAAAGGCTACCATCTTTCTGAGTTGACCCAAGCCCTGGCTGTTTGCAGCGGATGTGCCCAAGGCGTGGAAGCCGATAGCTTGAGAAAGGTGCTGGCCGGTGAAAATAACGGTCTGGTTCGGATTACCCTAAGCTACAGGGCGTTTAAATATGATGCGCTGCTCATGGATATAGAAAGATACAGACAATGGGTTGTGGATGATATCGCTGAGATTTGGGGCAGCATGCTGTTCCGGGGAGCGACAAGCTTCTGGGAGACGGAAAAGGGAGCCGCAGATTTTGATAATGCCGGGAGCCTGTGCCACGGATGGTCTGCAATACCTGTATACTATTATCATAAGCTGGGCATTGCTGATGGGAAATGA